TGCAGTGGCGCACTGAACAATTCTTCCATGAACCAGAATGCATGACCCCATTCGTTCAATCCAACGTTTGGCAGAATCATCAATGGGCCGGCAATTGCCATAACCAATGGGAATGATGTGCCGCGGCTGTACAGTGGCAGACGGGT
The sequence above is a segment of the Thermodesulfovibrionia bacterium genome. Coding sequences within it:
- a CDS encoding methane monooxygenase/ammonia monooxygenase subunit C; translated protein: TRLPLYSRGTSFPLVMAIAGPLMILPNVGLNEWGHAFWFMEELFSAPLHWGFVILGWAGLFSGGIAAQIITRYSNLTDVIWNNQSKEILNNRIVP